The following proteins come from a genomic window of Proteiniphilum propionicum:
- a CDS encoding AAA family ATPase: MTSGSNSNLLSGELATLLSGRYVEFEIFPFSFSEFCGISGL; this comes from the coding sequence CTGACAAGCGGTTCAAACTCTAATCTTTTGTCGGGTGAATTGGCAACACTTTTGTCAGGTCGATACGTTGAGTTTGAGATTTTCCCGTTTAGTTTTTCCGAGTTTTGTGGAATTTCAGGGTTGTAA
- a CDS encoding SpoIIE family protein phosphatase encodes MCFYLETGYTSLNKTGEELCGDKVESVQKDGFTTVVLADGLGSGVKANILATLTSKILCCMISNNISIEESIETIIQSLPTCKVRGIAYSTFSVIHVNQSGEGFLMEFDNPQVIYYHNKRCEDLKRNEYIICDKKVYKSELHMVEDDMAIMMSDGVLHAGVGKILNFGWGRSDIIKYINRIVDSPMSARCVACNIAAACNDLYLDKPGDDTTVAVVKARKRKRVNLMVGPPVDKEKDDACVAMFLSKEGKKVVCGGTSSQIVARYLNKPLRTSCEFHDKDVPPIGYIEGIDLTTEGVLTLRRLLDLSAKYLSVNDLTPKHSNKKDGASLLGNILFEEATDVEFFVGQSINQAHQGQPIDLTMKLKLVETLSENLKKMGKQVIVNYY; translated from the coding sequence ATGTGTTTTTATCTTGAAACAGGTTACACATCTCTTAATAAAACAGGAGAAGAGCTGTGTGGCGACAAAGTAGAGTCGGTTCAGAAAGATGGTTTTACCACAGTTGTCCTCGCTGACGGCCTGGGTAGCGGGGTAAAGGCAAATATTCTGGCAACACTTACTTCGAAAATTCTATGCTGCATGATTTCCAACAATATATCCATAGAAGAAAGCATAGAAACCATTATTCAATCACTCCCTACATGCAAGGTGAGAGGAATTGCATACTCCACCTTTTCCGTTATCCATGTAAACCAATCAGGGGAGGGCTTCCTGATGGAATTCGACAATCCGCAAGTTATTTATTATCATAATAAACGATGTGAGGATTTGAAGCGGAATGAATATATTATTTGCGACAAAAAGGTTTACAAAAGCGAATTACACATGGTAGAAGACGATATGGCAATTATGATGTCCGATGGTGTACTGCATGCGGGCGTGGGAAAAATATTGAATTTCGGTTGGGGACGTAGCGATATTATCAAATACATTAACCGAATTGTTGACTCCCCGATGTCGGCCCGTTGCGTCGCATGTAATATTGCTGCAGCTTGTAACGATCTTTATCTTGACAAACCTGGCGATGATACCACCGTAGCAGTAGTAAAAGCTAGAAAAAGGAAGCGGGTTAACCTAATGGTGGGACCACCGGTAGACAAAGAGAAGGATGATGCTTGTGTAGCCATGTTTCTCTCGAAAGAGGGTAAAAAAGTAGTTTGCGGTGGCACCAGCTCCCAAATAGTTGCGCGATATTTAAATAAACCGTTAAGGACAAGTTGTGAATTTCACGACAAAGATGTTCCACCTATCGGATATATTGAAGGAATAGATTTAACAACAGAAGGAGTACTCACATTACGCCGTTTACTCGATTTGTCAGCAAAATATTTATCAGTAAACGATTTAACACCTAAGCACAGTAATAAGAAGGATGGTGCTTCACTCTTGGGCAACATTCTTTTTGAAGAAGCTACTGATGTGGAATTTTTCGTTGGTCAGAGTATTAACCAAGCTCATCAAGGACAACCTATTGATTTAACCATGAAGTTGAAACTAGTTGAAACATTATCTGAAAATCTCAAAAAAATGGGTAAACAGGTTATCGTGAATTACTACTAA
- a CDS encoding [Fe-Fe] hydrogenase large subunit C-terminal domain-containing protein yields MFEYLEFKDAKCKDCYLCLRECPVKAIDIINHQAKIIKDRCILCGKCTLVCPQNAKIVHSERDKVEILLRTNSKVIASVAPSFVSNFDVTDFEPFRIALCKLGFCDAHETAIGAEAVIKEYEKLMESGKFINFISSACPAACSMIQMYYPKALKYLAPVDSPMVAHAKMLKMAIPGASIVFIGPCIAKKREARESGFIDGVLTFEDIDVMFKENNIVPKEISHFEFNESADNHINLSKSFPVSQGIIKSFESLPEGFEYISVDGADRCVQVLENIETLSGVFLELSTCQNSCVNGPCILKSKGGSIKATLEVKKYVQKEKEKINSSTTNDNQNTENISFFQNYPRIRDKSKIGTEEEIKTILAKTGKFGPEDELNCGSCGYKSCRDKAWAVLNGYAEIEICLPYMRKRAESMSYEIIHNTADGVVVLDDSMHILEINKKAKEMFGIEEESLKGRLAVDFFNTADFMNAYRENKNVEILKDFIPKTQLYVDISINILKEHRALFAMMRDVTAKVEYDDKLTKMKLETFETTDAVIRKQMRVAQEIASLLGETTAETKVALLKLKDIYKKE; encoded by the coding sequence ATGTTTGAATATCTTGAATTTAAGGATGCAAAATGCAAGGATTGTTATTTATGTTTGCGTGAATGTCCCGTGAAAGCTATAGATATCATTAATCATCAGGCAAAAATAATAAAAGACAGGTGTATTTTATGCGGAAAGTGTACGCTAGTGTGTCCGCAGAACGCTAAAATTGTACATAGCGAAAGAGATAAAGTAGAGATTTTATTAAGGACCAATTCTAAAGTCATAGCTAGCGTAGCTCCTTCATTTGTTTCAAATTTTGATGTGACTGATTTTGAGCCGTTTCGTATAGCATTGTGTAAACTTGGATTTTGCGATGCCCATGAAACTGCAATAGGGGCAGAAGCCGTAATAAAAGAATATGAAAAATTGATGGAATCGGGCAAGTTTATAAATTTTATTTCTTCTGCTTGCCCTGCCGCCTGCAGTATGATACAGATGTATTACCCAAAAGCATTAAAATATTTAGCACCTGTTGATTCTCCCATGGTTGCCCATGCCAAAATGCTAAAAATGGCCATACCTGGCGCAAGTATTGTTTTCATTGGCCCTTGCATAGCAAAAAAACGTGAGGCCAGGGAGAGCGGTTTTATTGACGGAGTACTCACATTTGAAGATATCGATGTTATGTTTAAAGAGAATAACATTGTTCCGAAAGAGATATCTCATTTTGAATTTAACGAATCCGCCGACAATCATATTAATTTATCAAAATCCTTCCCGGTAAGTCAGGGAATCATCAAATCTTTTGAATCCCTACCCGAAGGTTTCGAATATATTTCGGTAGATGGAGCCGATAGATGTGTACAGGTTTTGGAGAATATTGAAACCCTTTCGGGTGTTTTTCTGGAGTTGAGTACCTGTCAGAATTCCTGTGTAAACGGTCCATGTATTCTTAAAAGTAAAGGAGGGAGCATAAAAGCCACGCTGGAAGTAAAAAAATATGTTCAGAAAGAAAAAGAAAAGATTAATTCATCTACCACTAACGATAATCAGAATACAGAGAATATCAGTTTTTTTCAAAATTATCCACGCATAAGGGACAAGAGTAAGATTGGAACAGAGGAAGAAATTAAAACTATTCTTGCCAAAACAGGGAAGTTCGGTCCTGAAGACGAGTTAAATTGTGGTTCTTGCGGATACAAATCTTGCCGGGATAAAGCGTGGGCAGTTCTTAATGGCTACGCCGAAATAGAAATTTGCTTGCCATATATGAGAAAGCGGGCAGAATCTATGTCGTACGAAATCATTCATAACACTGCCGATGGAGTAGTAGTATTAGATGATTCCATGCATATTTTGGAAATCAACAAAAAGGCAAAAGAGATGTTTGGCATTGAAGAAGAATCTCTAAAAGGCCGGTTGGCCGTTGATTTCTTCAATACAGCAGATTTCATGAATGCATACAGGGAAAATAAAAATGTAGAGATATTAAAAGATTTTATCCCCAAAACCCAATTATATGTAGATATTTCTATTAATATCTTAAAAGAACACCGAGCTCTTTTTGCCATGATGAGAGATGTTACCGCTAAAGTGGAATACGATGATAAGCTTACAAAAATGAAGTTAGAAACATTTGAAACAACCGATGCCGTAATTCGCAAACAGATGCGTGTGGCACAGGAAATTGCATCGCTACTGGGAGAAACAACAGCGGAAACAAAAGTAGCATTATTAAAATTGAAAGATATTTATAAGAAAGAATAA
- a CDS encoding NigD1/NigD2 family lipoprotein — MKVKHFIFMACILLGALLLPSCLDDDNSDWNKLYPNALVTVKHASDETVFLQLDDKTTLLPVNLKSSPFGSKEVRALVNYEEVDDSSKEYDQAVRVNWIDSIRTKPMAPNLGDKNDEKYGDDPVEIVNDWVTIAEDGYLTLRFRTLWGYQRIVHYVNLIPTNNPDNPYEVEFRHDANGDYADRRGDGLVAFKLDKLPDTKGKTVKLKLIWKSFSGEKSAEFDYRTRAATPASASIADVRNQVPLN, encoded by the coding sequence ATGAAAGTTAAACATTTTATTTTTATGGCGTGCATACTGCTCGGCGCCCTACTTTTACCGTCTTGCTTAGACGATGATAATTCGGATTGGAACAAATTATACCCCAACGCCTTGGTAACGGTAAAACACGCCAGTGATGAAACCGTATTTTTGCAGTTGGACGATAAAACGACACTGCTTCCCGTCAATTTAAAATCCTCGCCTTTCGGATCGAAAGAAGTGAGGGCTTTGGTGAATTATGAAGAAGTGGACGATTCTTCCAAAGAATACGACCAGGCTGTGCGTGTGAATTGGATTGACAGTATCCGCACAAAACCGATGGCACCTAATTTAGGGGATAAAAACGATGAGAAGTATGGCGATGACCCCGTAGAAATTGTAAACGACTGGGTGACCATTGCCGAGGACGGTTATCTCACCCTGCGCTTCAGAACATTGTGGGGTTATCAGCGGATTGTGCACTACGTAAATCTCATTCCGACCAATAATCCCGACAATCCTTACGAAGTGGAATTCCGCCACGATGCCAACGGCGATTACGCCGACAGAAGAGGTGACGGGCTGGTAGCCTTCAAGCTCGACAAGTTACCCGACACGAAAGGAAAAACCGTGAAATTAAAGCTGATATGGAAATCGTTCAGCGGTGAAAAATCGGCAGAGTTCGACTATCGCACGCGTGCCGCAACACCTGCATCCGCATCCATTGCCGATGTCCGAAATCAGGTGCCGTTGAACTAA
- a CDS encoding helicase HerA-like domain-containing protein, whose protein sequence is MCPSYLLKLYKPMFDNSKRAFIAINDEAEVCLIPKMANRHGLITGATGTGKTVTLQTLSETFSEMGVPVFAADMKGDLSGVARTGGNKESVAKRVDGYKLGEKGFEFKGFPVRFWDVFGEQGHPVRTTVTEMGPMLLERLLQLNETQGAVLTMVFKIADDNNLLLLDLKDLQKMIQFVGDNRAKYTTEYGNISPASIGAIQRALLRLESEGADKFFGEPELVITDFMQTEQGRGVINILAADKLMNSPRMYTTFLLWLLDDLFNNLPEVGDMDKPKLVFFFDEAHMLFNDMPKSLLEKVEQIVRLIRSKGVGIYFCTQNPADIPPVILGQLGNRVQHALRAYTPNDQKAVKVAANTFRSNPEFDTEEAITQLNTGEALVSFLDEKGAPQMVQRANILPPQGQIGPITAGERDQIMKQSLIYGVYEKLVDRESAFEILSQKQELLAEERERAEVEKERIRQEREARKLQAEAERERRAEARRKKEERGIVGDLLEQVGRSATRQISSQLGRTITRSIFGAFFGKK, encoded by the coding sequence TTGTGTCCATCATACCTACTAAAACTTTACAAACCTATGTTCGACAACAGCAAACGCGCTTTTATAGCCATCAACGACGAGGCTGAAGTTTGCCTTATCCCCAAAATGGCAAACCGCCACGGACTAATAACAGGTGCCACAGGAACAGGAAAAACCGTCACCTTGCAAACACTTTCGGAAACATTCAGCGAAATGGGAGTGCCCGTCTTTGCCGCCGACATGAAAGGCGACCTCTCCGGCGTGGCAAGAACAGGCGGAAACAAGGAAAGCGTTGCCAAACGCGTGGACGGTTATAAGTTAGGCGAAAAGGGATTTGAGTTTAAAGGCTTCCCGGTGAGGTTCTGGGACGTTTTCGGCGAACAGGGGCATCCGGTGCGGACAACCGTTACCGAAATGGGGCCGATGCTGCTCGAACGACTGCTGCAACTGAACGAAACTCAGGGAGCGGTACTGACTATGGTTTTCAAAATTGCCGACGATAACAACCTGCTGCTTCTCGACTTGAAAGACCTGCAAAAAATGATCCAGTTCGTAGGAGACAACCGGGCAAAATACACCACCGAATACGGGAACATCTCTCCGGCAAGCATCGGCGCCATACAACGCGCGCTGCTACGCCTGGAAAGCGAAGGCGCCGACAAATTCTTCGGTGAGCCCGAACTGGTGATTACCGATTTTATGCAAACGGAACAAGGGAGAGGAGTAATCAACATTTTGGCTGCCGACAAGCTGATGAACTCCCCACGGATGTATACCACTTTCCTGCTTTGGCTGCTCGACGACCTGTTTAACAACTTGCCCGAAGTGGGCGATATGGACAAACCTAAACTGGTTTTTTTCTTTGATGAAGCACACATGCTGTTTAACGATATGCCCAAGTCGTTGCTCGAAAAGGTGGAACAAATTGTCCGACTTATCCGCTCCAAAGGTGTAGGCATCTATTTCTGCACGCAAAACCCCGCCGATATTCCGCCCGTAATTCTCGGACAACTCGGAAACCGTGTGCAACACGCGCTCCGCGCCTACACACCCAACGATCAGAAAGCGGTAAAAGTAGCAGCCAACACGTTCCGTTCCAATCCGGAATTCGACACGGAAGAGGCTATCACACAACTGAACACCGGTGAGGCGCTGGTGTCGTTTCTCGATGAAAAAGGTGCGCCCCAAATGGTGCAACGCGCCAATATCCTGCCGCCGCAGGGCCAGATCGGACCGATTACGGCAGGAGAAAGGGACCAGATAATGAAGCAATCACTCATTTATGGAGTGTATGAAAAACTGGTCGACCGGGAATCCGCTTTCGAAATTCTTTCCCAAAAGCAGGAGCTGCTTGCCGAAGAACGTGAGCGGGCAGAAGTCGAGAAAGAGCGTATCCGTCAAGAGAGAGAAGCCCGCAAACTGCAAGCCGAAGCCGAACGTGAAAGACGTGCCGAAGCCCGCCGGAAGAAAGAAGAACGTGGCATCGTGGGCGATTTGCTGGAGCAAGTGGGCAGAAGTGCCACACGGCAAATAAGCTCGCAACTCGGCAGAACCATCACCCGAAGCATTTTCGGCGCATTTTTCGGAAAAAAATAG
- a CDS encoding outer membrane beta-barrel protein codes for MKNQWQNNLRDRMERHEEPAPDGLWNRIEQIMNAGSYNKAVQARRNTLLWGLRIGTVAAVALILFYIGLHTLGLKENVENMQTAEQQLKKNLAPDRHHSPNKPATKIEEQLLAHRAEAGKLTENVSKTTKASTIAETGETVKLQQNDEQQQPQDESYTREETPTQHQADPNPQRPVIETTNTPAFQLPVNRHRRKSAKWQADVYASNIPSGATSTHNGYDSFRPYAFPSEEEEYVVAAVRSDLPEGISVLSEYQHVYTDIEHSQPVVLGVSMQYHLDERWSVTSGLTYTMLSSRLRSGTDNHYYNSRQTLHYVGIPLNVNYTVWENDKISTYVSGGGMVEKNVSGTLSTNFVIDNKLQTRSRQEISVKPLQWSVNSAIGIQYRLTNNIGIYAEPGVAYHFRNGSKVETIYKEKPLNFNVSLGLRFSLNK; via the coding sequence ATGAAAAATCAATGGCAAAATAACCTTCGCGATAGAATGGAACGTCATGAAGAACCTGCTCCCGATGGATTGTGGAACCGCATAGAACAAATCATGAATGCCGGAAGCTACAACAAAGCAGTGCAGGCAAGGCGAAATACCCTGTTGTGGGGCCTGCGCATCGGAACGGTAGCCGCTGTGGCGCTTATTTTGTTTTATATCGGCTTGCACACCCTTGGATTGAAAGAAAATGTTGAAAATATGCAGACAGCAGAGCAGCAATTAAAAAAAAATCTGGCTCCCGACAGGCATCATTCGCCAAACAAGCCCGCTACAAAAATAGAAGAACAACTTTTAGCGCATAGGGCCGAAGCAGGAAAACTTACGGAAAACGTGTCGAAAACGACAAAAGCCAGTACAATTGCGGAGACGGGTGAAACCGTGAAACTCCAACAGAATGATGAACAACAACAGCCTCAAGATGAATCCTACACACGGGAAGAAACCCCAACCCAACATCAGGCTGACCCCAATCCGCAACGACCTGTTATAGAAACAACCAACACGCCAGCTTTCCAACTGCCTGTAAACAGGCATCGCCGCAAATCCGCCAAATGGCAGGCAGACGTGTACGCGTCGAACATCCCGTCGGGCGCTACGAGTACACACAACGGATACGACAGTTTTAGACCCTATGCATTTCCGTCGGAGGAAGAAGAATATGTGGTTGCTGCTGTTCGCTCGGATTTACCCGAGGGTATTTCGGTGTTGAGCGAGTATCAGCATGTATATACCGATATCGAACATTCCCAACCGGTGGTACTGGGCGTTTCTATGCAATACCATCTTGACGAACGGTGGAGCGTAACAAGCGGACTGACCTACACAATGCTCTCGTCGCGATTGCGTTCGGGAACCGACAATCATTACTACAACAGCCGGCAAACGCTGCATTACGTGGGGATACCGCTCAATGTAAATTACACCGTGTGGGAAAACGACAAAATCTCAACGTATGTGTCGGGAGGCGGAATGGTGGAAAAAAATGTATCCGGCACACTGTCAACGAATTTTGTGATCGACAACAAACTTCAGACGCGAAGCCGGCAGGAAATCTCGGTCAAACCATTGCAATGGTCTGTAAATTCGGCAATTGGCATCCAATACCGGTTAACAAATAATATCGGAATTTATGCCGAACCCGGGGTCGCTTACCACTTCAGGAATGGAAGCAAGGTTGAGACCATTTACAAGGAAAAGCCGTTGAATTTCAACGTCAGTCTGGGTTTGCGCTTTTCGTTGAACAAATGA
- a CDS encoding outer membrane lipoprotein-sorting protein produces MRTHSLLFMLMLTMAVNSQTPDANTILDKVDENMSAQTQIMTATMEIYSARATRTMEMKIWTEGDRKSFTEYLAPAREKGTKMLKLDKQLWVYSPTTDRTIQISGHMLRQSVMGSDLSYEDMMTDKRLIDQYKAEVTGEQTIDGRECWELTLTAIVSDINYHSQKIWVDKERFVMLQAQLFAKSGKQLKEITFSKVQKIGGRWFPMSFLYRDVLKNGKGTRVNITKILFNETIPDNIFNKSSLR; encoded by the coding sequence ATGCGAACGCACTCTCTGTTGTTTATGCTTATGCTTACTATGGCAGTAAATTCACAAACACCCGATGCTAATACAATATTAGACAAGGTTGATGAAAACATGTCTGCCCAAACACAGATAATGACTGCTACGATGGAGATATATTCCGCTCGAGCAACCCGAACCATGGAAATGAAAATATGGACGGAAGGCGACAGAAAATCATTCACCGAATATCTCGCACCAGCTCGTGAAAAAGGCACGAAGATGCTCAAACTTGACAAGCAGCTTTGGGTATATTCACCTACAACTGACCGCACCATTCAAATTTCTGGGCACATGCTGCGCCAATCGGTTATGGGAAGTGATTTAAGCTACGAAGATATGATGACCGACAAGAGACTGATTGACCAATACAAAGCTGAGGTTACGGGTGAACAGACCATTGACGGGCGGGAATGCTGGGAGCTCACTCTGACTGCAATCGTCTCTGATATCAACTACCATTCGCAAAAAATATGGGTAGACAAAGAACGTTTTGTAATGCTACAGGCACAATTATTTGCAAAGAGTGGCAAGCAGCTTAAAGAAATCACCTTTTCCAAGGTTCAAAAAATTGGAGGCCGATGGTTCCCGATGTCATTTCTCTATAGAGATGTTCTTAAAAACGGCAAAGGTACACGAGTGAATATTACAAAAATACTGTTTAATGAAACTATCCCGGATAATATATTTAACAAATCAAGTTTACGATAA
- a CDS encoding RNA polymerase sigma factor has product MVRKGTKEQALLRQIVRGNTIAMKEFFTIYSGYLTAVCSRYVSNEENVKDILQESFIKIFKAVERFEYKGEGSLKAWSARIVVNEALKHIKENQKLKVTNLPSWDLPDMTDDQEPDFEDIPTSAILDMIRTLPVGYRTVFNLYVFEEKSHKEIAQILGIAENSSASQLHRAKRLLIKEIESYRIKKMAL; this is encoded by the coding sequence ATGGTAAGAAAAGGAACAAAAGAGCAAGCCCTTCTTCGGCAAATTGTGCGAGGCAACACAATTGCCATGAAGGAATTTTTCACTATTTACTCAGGATACCTTACTGCAGTATGCTCTCGATATGTATCGAATGAAGAAAATGTTAAAGATATTCTACAAGAGAGTTTTATTAAGATTTTCAAGGCCGTGGAAAGGTTTGAGTACAAGGGAGAAGGTTCGCTGAAGGCATGGTCGGCGCGCATCGTAGTAAACGAAGCATTGAAACACATCAAGGAAAATCAAAAACTGAAGGTTACAAACCTTCCAAGCTGGGATTTACCCGATATGACCGACGACCAGGAACCGGATTTCGAAGATATTCCCACATCAGCCATTTTGGATATGATCCGCACGCTTCCCGTCGGCTACCGCACCGTGTTCAACCTGTATGTTTTCGAGGAAAAAAGTCACAAGGAAATTGCTCAAATATTAGGCATCGCGGAAAATTCTTCTGCATCACAGCTTCACAGAGCCAAAAGGTTGTTAATAAAAGAAATAGAATCATATCGAATAAAAAAAATGGCGTTATGA
- a CDS encoding (2Fe-2S) ferredoxin domain-containing protein, translating to MGSIFITGKNHSVMICIRICVGSSCHIKGSYDVITKAKELLKKYNAEDFIELQACFCLGSCSKGVSVEVIKEPRIEKTGENFFLHNVNSKNFEALFVNEIYPAISI from the coding sequence GTGGGTTCAATTTTTATAACCGGAAAAAACCACTCAGTTATGATATGCATACGTATATGCGTTGGAAGTTCTTGCCATATTAAAGGCTCTTATGATGTAATTACAAAAGCGAAAGAACTCCTTAAAAAATATAATGCAGAAGACTTTATAGAGCTGCAAGCCTGTTTTTGCCTCGGCTCATGTTCCAAAGGAGTTTCAGTGGAGGTAATAAAAGAGCCAAGAATTGAAAAAACGGGAGAAAATTTTTTTTTGCACAATGTAAATTCAAAAAATTTCGAAGCGCTCTTCGTTAATGAAATTTATCCAGCAATATCTATTTAA
- a CDS encoding ATP-binding protein, with amino-acid sequence MKQNYVSSIKDTVMLHDIEARYNVKDVKLLDNLFVYLVNTASNLISITNIINFFASKMRKTNYETLSSYVNYLENSFLVHRAERYNIKGKNTISGNSKYYLNNLAYRNYLYAGFGYGIGYLLENAVYLSLRRAGFQVYVGTIKDTEEDFEAIKGERRIYLQVTHQLIEEQTIEREYHSLKLIDNNFAKYVVSMDDYKIPTNEGIEHIPAWNLDGFLSK; translated from the coding sequence ATGAAGCAAAATTACGTGTCATCCATCAAAGATACGGTTATGTTGCACGACATAGAGGCACGGTATAACGTCAAGGATGTGAAGTTATTAGACAATTTGTTTGTTTATTTAGTCAATACTGCATCCAATTTGATTTCGATAACAAACATCATCAACTTTTTTGCATCGAAAATGCGGAAAACAAACTACGAAACGCTTTCATCTTACGTCAATTATTTGGAAAATTCTTTCCTTGTTCATCGTGCCGAACGCTATAATATAAAAGGCAAAAACACCATTTCGGGCAACAGCAAATATTATCTGAACAATTTGGCTTATCGAAACTATCTTTATGCCGGATTTGGTTACGGAATTGGTTATTTGTTAGAAAATGCCGTTTATCTGAGTTTGCGGCGTGCCGGATTTCAGGTTTATGTGGGAACGATAAAAGACACCGAAGAGGATTTTGAGGCAATTAAAGGCGAACGCCGAATTTATCTGCAAGTAACTCACCAGCTTATAGAGGAGCAGACAATAGAAAGAGAATACCACTCATTAAAACTTATCGATAATAATTTCGCTAAGTATGTGGTAAGTATGGATGATTATAAAATTCCCACCAATGAGGGAATTGAACATATTCCGGCTTGGAATTTGGATGGTTTTTTAAGCAAATAA
- a CDS encoding pilus assembly protein N-terminal domain-containing protein, whose translation MKKVTTISKLTSLSLAALVFMFASCDKDDDIKKDLKFSPSDKVEVTVGNSATVTVSGGTIPYAVASGDAKVATATVDKSTITIKGVAKGTATITVTDKGKKNSGKITVTVKEEGLTFDKKTLEVEESKEAVVTVSGGTAPYAAESKDAAVASAIVNDDKITVKGLKAGTTTITVTDKDKKNSGTVTVTVK comes from the coding sequence ATGAAAAAAGTAACAACAATTTCGAAATTGACAAGCCTTTCATTGGCTGCATTGGTTTTTATGTTCGCCTCGTGCGATAAAGACGACGACATCAAAAAAGACCTGAAATTCAGTCCGTCCGATAAAGTGGAAGTAACCGTAGGAAATAGCGCAACCGTGACCGTGAGCGGAGGAACAATACCTTATGCTGTTGCATCGGGTGATGCTAAGGTGGCTACCGCAACAGTCGATAAATCTACCATTACCATCAAGGGTGTAGCAAAAGGTACGGCCACGATTACGGTAACCGACAAGGGTAAGAAAAATAGTGGTAAAATTACCGTAACGGTAAAAGAAGAAGGACTGACTTTCGATAAAAAAACGTTGGAAGTGGAAGAGAGCAAAGAAGCTGTCGTGACGGTTTCGGGCGGTACGGCACCCTATGCTGCTGAATCCAAAGATGCCGCAGTAGCTTCGGCCATCGTTAACGACGATAAAATTACGGTAAAAGGGTTGAAAGCGGGAACAACCACGATTACGGTAACTGACAAAGACAAGAAAAATAGCGGAACTGTAACCGTAACCGTAAAATAA